In the genome of Vicia villosa cultivar HV-30 ecotype Madison, WI unplaced genomic scaffold, Vvil1.0 ctg.003104F_1_1, whole genome shotgun sequence, one region contains:
- the LOC131640406 gene encoding uncharacterized protein LOC131640406, producing the protein MFFSRNHTPYDDSDVKLDCYVDIQVVLPSIVTKLLEDYILPDYQVMDKEWTKFPWFSQEYINGVTRFLDFAFTNGSPHGDELLCPCAKCKNLYWKTRDVIKDHLIAKDFLKGYDVWLHHGENLQRSMEIGVAMEDQEGSHDDIHGLLHDIYVDTVEAHGVHEGPNDDARTFYNLIKEAEQELYRGCKGFSSLSFTIRLYLLKCLHDWSNTSFTALLELLKEAMPDLNIVVSFYKTKAMISGLDLDYKKIDACLNDCMLFWKEHEKDNFCTVCEASRWKQNARTEGCESEQSKNDYRVPAKILRHFPLIPRLQRLFMCSKTAESMRWHEEERSKDGKLRHPADGKAWKDFDELHPEFSSESRNVRLGLTSDGFNPFRTMSLSHSTWHVLMMVYNTPPWLSMKPEYTMLSLLIPGPKSPGNDIDVYLQPLIDELKELWESSIETCDSSMNQTFQMRAALMWTISDYPAYAILSGWGTKGKLACACCKSNTNSLYLKYSHKMCYTNHRIFLPRTHSWRGDVKSFNGEEEHRTAPSMLNGAEILELLKDFNNEFGKKKKKKTKYHIKARYDLQELGIRERLHPRDIGGGRSEFAKACFSMTLHEKSIFCGVIKAAKLPDGTASNISKCVQVADKKFLKVIQVEDLDYLEEEIAEILYQLEMMFPPSFFDIMVYLPIHLVNEVRLGGLACSNLP; encoded by the exons ATGTTTTTTTCTCGAAATCATACACCCTATGATGATTCTGATGTGAAACTTGATTGTTATGTAGATATACAAGTTGTTCTTCCCAGCATCGTCACAAAATTACTGGAAGATTACATCCTCCCAG ATTATCAAGTGATGGACAAAGAGTGGACTAAATTTCCATGGTTTAGTCAAGAGTACATCAACGGTGTTACTCGATTTTTAGACTTTGCCTTCACTAATGGAAGCCCTCATGGAGATGAGCTTCTATGCCCTTGTGCCAAGTGTAAAAATTTGTATTGGAAAACAAGAGATGTTATTAAGGATCACTTAATAGCCAAAGATTTTCTAAAAGGTTATGACGTATGGTTGCACCATGGGGAGAATCTACAAAGGTCTATGGAAATTGGTGTTGCGATGGAAGATCAAGAGGGATCACATGATGACATTCATGGCTTATTGCATGACATATATGTAGATACTGTAGAAGCACACGGAGTTCATGAAGGTCCCAATGACGATGCTAGAACGTTTTACAATTTGATTAAAGAGGCGGAACAAGAACTATACCGTGGATGCAAAGGCTTCTCTTCGTTATCATTCACGATTCGACTCTACTTGTTAAAATGTCTTCACGACTGGAGCAACACGTCATTCACTGCCCTcttagaattgttgaaagaagCAATGCCTGATTTAAACATTGTGGTATCATtttacaagacaaaagccatgatAAGTGGTTTAGACCTTGATTATAAAAAGATAGATGCATGCCTAAACGATTGCATGCTATTTTGGAAAGAGCATGAAAAGGACAATTTTTGCACTGTTTGTGAAGCTTCACGGTGGAAACAAAATGCTCGAACTGAAGGATGCGAGTCTGAGCAATCGAAAAATGATTATAGAGTTCCTGCAAAAATTTTGAGGCACTTTCCGTTGATTCCTAGACTACAAAGGTTGTTCATGTGTTCAAAGACAGCTGAGTCAATGAGATGGCATGAAGAAGAGCGCTCAAAGGATGGGAAATTGAGGCATCCTGCTGATGGTAAAGCGTGGAAGGACTTTGACGAGCTCCATCCAGAATTTTCTAGTGAGTCCCGCAATGTAAGACTTGGCTTAACGAGTGATGGGTTTAATCCATTTAGGACAATGAGCTTATCTCATAGTACATGGCATGTCTTGATGATGGTATACAACACACCACCTTGGTTGTCCATGAAACCTGAATATACAATGTTGTCATTGTTGATTCCGGGACCAAAATCTCCAGGAAACGATATCGATGTTTACCTCCAGCCACTGATAGATGAGCTAAAGGAGTTATGGGAATCCAGCATAGAGACATGTGATTCTTCAATGAATCAAACATTTCAAATGCGTGCAGCTCTTATGTGGACAATTAGTGACTACCCTGCTTATGCTATTTTGTCGGGTTGGGGCACCAAAGGAAAATTGGCGTGTGCATGTTGTAAATCTAACACCAATTCGTTATACCTCAAATACAGTCATAAGATGTGTTATACGAACCACCGTATCTTTTTACCAAGAACTCATTCTTGGAGAGGTGATGTCAAATCATTTAATGGAGAAGAAGAACATAGGACTGCACCATCCATGTTAAACGGGGCAGAAATTCTTGAACTCTTAAAAGATTTCAATAATGAATTcgggaagaagaaaaagaagaaa ACAAAATATCATATTAAAGCCCGCTATGATTTGCAAGAATTGGGAATTAGAGAAAGACTTCATCCAAGGGATATTGGTGGAGGACGTTCAGAGTTTGCAAAAGCATGTTTCTCAATGACTCTGCATGAGAAGTCAATTTTTTGTGGAGTTATAAAGGCTGCCAAGTTGCCAGATGGGACTgcatcaaatatttcaaaatgcGTACAAGTTGCTGACAAAAAATTTCTG AAAGTTATACAAGTGGAAGATTTAGATTACCTAGAAGAGGAGATTGCTGAGATACTTTATCAGTTGGAGATGATGTTTCCTCCAAGTTTCTTTGACATAATGGTTTACTTGCCTATTCACCTGGTAAATGAAGTTAGATTGGGTGGTCTtgcttgtagcaacctgccctaa